In Defluviitalea raffinosedens, the following proteins share a genomic window:
- a CDS encoding transporter associated domain-containing protein, with protein MLKQRLRGKVSIISSYVEIYISLIILVGIVILSIGLVQDLFQMVQSFCNGATLLSTEDFLNHALQLIIGVEFIKMLAKHTPGSAVDVLLFAVARKLVTNHGSMLDVLIGVLAIAILFAVRKYLSSYTYKSSKGILVNGGVSVMDINSKMGLNIPTDLGHTVAGIVANYAEQHEERVKPGYEVELSNLKLVVYSMDEDLIKQVEIIKMNN; from the coding sequence GTGCTCAAGCAAAGGCTAAGAGGCAAAGTGTCTATTATTTCTAGTTATGTTGAAATCTACATAAGTCTAATTATTTTAGTCGGGATTGTCATTTTATCAATAGGGTTAGTACAAGATTTGTTTCAAATGGTTCAATCATTTTGCAATGGGGCTACACTATTAAGTACGGAAGATTTTTTGAATCATGCACTCCAGTTGATTATTGGGGTTGAATTTATCAAGATGTTGGCAAAGCATACGCCAGGAAGTGCTGTTGATGTATTATTATTTGCTGTTGCCAGAAAGTTAGTAACGAACCATGGATCTATGTTGGATGTGCTTATTGGTGTTTTGGCAATAGCCATATTATTTGCTGTTCGAAAGTATCTTAGTTCTTATACTTATAAAAGCAGCAAAGGGATACTGGTAAATGGTGGAGTTTCTGTAATGGATATCAATAGTAAGATGGGCTTAAATATTCCAACTGATTTAGGACATACCGTTGCAGGTATTGTTGCAAATTATGCAGAACAGCATGAGGAAAGAGTTAAGCCTGGTTATGAAGTAGAATTATCGAATCTAAAGTTAGTAGTCTATTCTATGGATGAAGATTTAATTAAGCAGGTAGAGATTATAAAAATGAATAACTAA
- a CDS encoding ferritin: MLNPEIVKLLNEQINKEFFSAYLYMDMANYYADQGLNGFENWFFVQTQEERDHALLFRQYLLNNGEKVVLTEIAAPNEKYENFREPLAKALEHEQYVTASINKIYEAAFKINDFRTMQFLDWFIKEQGEEEKNADDNIKKYDLFAGDPKGLYMLDNELKARVYTAPSLVLD; the protein is encoded by the coding sequence ATGTTAAATCCCGAGATAGTTAAACTTTTAAATGAACAAATCAATAAAGAGTTTTTTTCTGCTTATCTGTATATGGATATGGCAAATTATTATGCGGATCAAGGTTTGAATGGTTTTGAAAACTGGTTTTTTGTTCAAACACAGGAAGAAAGAGATCACGCATTATTGTTTAGACAATATCTTTTAAATAATGGTGAAAAAGTTGTTTTAACAGAAATCGCTGCTCCAAATGAAAAGTATGAGAACTTTAGAGAGCCTTTGGCAAAAGCTTTGGAACATGAGCAGTATGTAACCGCTTCCATTAATAAAATATATGAAGCTGCTTTTAAAATCAATGATTTCAGAACAATGCAGTTCCTTGACTGGTTTATTAAGGAGCAAGGGGAAGAAGAAAAAAATGCGGATGATAATATCAAAAAGTACGATCTTTTTGCCGGAGACCCAAAAGGCTTATATATGCTGGACAATGAATTGAAAGCCAGAGTATATACGGCGCCTTCTTTAGTATTGGATTAA
- a CDS encoding PLP-dependent aminotransferase family protein translates to MLTYDFENVKEPLYEYIYKCIKSDIVSGNLKPGEKLPSKRTFAHNNGISTITIQNAYDQLISEGYVYSLPKKGYFVADIDVRTSTPKEAKITLDIKLPEEKAVYDIDLSNNEINPDNFPFSIWAKLSREIISNKKKELMEASPTGGKYEVRAAIAEHLKSFRGMLVDPNQIVIGAGTEYLYGLIIQLLGKDKSYCIENPGYKKLLQIYKQYNIECKFADMDDMGITVDGLKKSGAEVVHISPNHHFPTGITMPASRRYEVLAWANEKDDRYIIEDDYDSEFRYNGKPIPTLFSIDACEKVIYMNTFSKSLTSTMRISYMVLPVHLANRFYEQLSFYSCTVSNFEQYTLAALINKGYFEKHINRMRLHYTRQRKLIIDTIMKSKLGKKCEIIENDSGLHFLIKLYTHLSDQEVTNRLKKKGIQMKALSEYYLEPEKSKPHYFIINYSNIDISKISEACETIYSILE, encoded by the coding sequence ATGTTAACATATGATTTTGAAAATGTGAAAGAACCGCTCTATGAATATATTTATAAATGTATAAAATCTGACATCGTATCTGGAAACCTGAAACCAGGAGAAAAGCTTCCCTCCAAAAGGACTTTTGCCCATAACAATGGGATTAGTACCATTACCATTCAAAATGCATATGATCAGTTAATCAGTGAAGGATATGTATACAGCTTACCGAAGAAAGGATATTTTGTAGCAGATATTGATGTCAGGACAAGCACACCCAAAGAAGCAAAGATTACATTGGATATTAAATTACCAGAAGAAAAGGCAGTATATGATATTGATTTGTCCAATAATGAAATTAATCCTGATAACTTTCCTTTTTCCATTTGGGCAAAACTATCCAGAGAAATCATATCCAATAAGAAAAAAGAATTGATGGAAGCATCTCCTACCGGAGGGAAATATGAAGTCAGGGCTGCGATCGCAGAACATTTGAAATCATTCAGAGGAATGCTAGTAGATCCGAACCAAATCGTAATAGGTGCTGGAACGGAATATTTATATGGGTTAATAATACAACTTCTGGGAAAAGATAAAAGTTATTGTATAGAAAATCCAGGCTATAAAAAGCTTCTTCAAATATATAAGCAGTACAATATCGAATGTAAATTTGCAGATATGGATGATATGGGTATTACTGTTGATGGACTAAAAAAATCAGGGGCAGAAGTGGTGCATATTAGCCCTAATCATCATTTTCCTACAGGAATTACGATGCCAGCAAGCAGAAGATATGAAGTACTGGCCTGGGCCAATGAAAAAGATGACCGATACATCATTGAAGACGATTATGACAGCGAATTTAGGTATAATGGAAAGCCAATCCCAACACTTTTTAGCATAGATGCCTGTGAAAAAGTAATTTATATGAATACATTTTCTAAGTCTCTCACGTCAACCATGCGTATCAGTTATATGGTATTGCCTGTGCATCTTGCTAATAGATTTTATGAACAGTTATCCTTTTATTCCTGTACAGTTTCTAATTTCGAGCAATATACATTGGCAGCATTGATCAACAAGGGTTATTTTGAAAAACATATCAACAGAATGAGGCTTCATTACACAAGGCAAAGAAAGTTGATCATAGACACGATAATGAAAAGCAAACTCGGGAAGAAGTGTGAAATCATAGAAAATGATTCTGGATTACATTTTTTGATTAAGCTCTATACCCATTTATCCGATCAGGAGGTTACAAACAGATTAAAGAAAAAAGGTATTCAAATGAAAGCTTTATCTGAATATTATCTGGAACCAGAGAAAAGCAAGCCCCATTATTTCATTATCAATTATTCTAATATTGATATAAGTAAAATCTCTGAGGCTTGTGAGACAATTTATTCTATTTTAGAATGA
- a CDS encoding sigma-70 family RNA polymerase sigma factor: MALFKKERLEDQIAECAEQYKENYYRLAYSYVKNVDDALDIVQESVYKAIYSGKSLKNQDYIKTWIYKIVVNTSLDFLRKQKKNIVVDEELLESFDFGAIDDYEDFDLQKALDNLPFKYRTVVTLRYFEDMKINEIAEILNENTNTVKTRLYKSLEMLRIKISDEEV, from the coding sequence TTGGCACTATTTAAGAAAGAACGGTTAGAAGATCAAATTGCCGAATGTGCTGAACAGTATAAGGAAAATTACTACCGATTGGCATACAGTTATGTGAAAAATGTGGATGATGCTTTAGATATTGTACAGGAATCTGTATATAAGGCAATTTACTCAGGTAAGTCATTAAAAAACCAAGATTACATAAAAACCTGGATTTATAAGATTGTAGTGAATACATCTCTGGATTTTCTGCGCAAGCAAAAGAAAAATATTGTAGTTGATGAAGAGCTTTTAGAAAGTTTTGATTTTGGTGCAATAGACGATTATGAGGATTTTGATTTGCAAAAAGCCTTGGATAACTTGCCCTTTAAATACCGTACAGTAGTTACATTAAGGTATTTTGAAGATATGAAAATCAATGAGATAGCAGAAATTCTCAATGAGAATACCAATACAGTAAAGACCAGGCTCTATAAGTCTCTTGAAATGCTGCGTATAAAGATAAGTGATGAGGAGGTTTAG
- a CDS encoding DUF3298 domain-containing protein codes for MEDKNLQLLKERYLKTPIPEELDSMVNKALEEGRRYTMKRRNIFKRTGVVAASIAIFAAVLTVGINSSPTFASTLIKVPFVGNIVKVLNFREYIVNEDGFNADIKVPAVEGLENTELESSLNEKYLAENKKLYEEFMAEMEKMKQEGVGHLGVDSGYVVKTDTDRILSIGRYVVNTAGSSSTIFKYDTIDKQEGILITLPSLFKGSSYVEIISENIKQQMLEQMKADESIIYWVDMEGEEDTAKAFEKISPAQNFYINEEGKLVISFDEYEVAPGYMGVQEFIIPTEVISDILVSNTYIK; via the coding sequence ATGGAAGATAAAAATCTGCAACTTCTTAAAGAAAGGTATTTGAAAACACCTATTCCTGAAGAATTAGATTCTATGGTAAATAAAGCATTGGAAGAGGGGAGAAGATACACAATGAAAAGAAGAAATATATTTAAAAGAACGGGGGTAGTAGCAGCATCCATTGCTATTTTTGCTGCTGTACTTACGGTGGGGATTAATAGCAGCCCTACTTTTGCTTCTACCCTGATAAAGGTTCCGTTTGTAGGAAATATAGTGAAAGTCCTGAACTTTAGAGAGTATATTGTCAATGAAGATGGGTTCAATGCAGATATAAAAGTGCCTGCTGTTGAAGGTTTAGAAAATACGGAATTAGAAAGCAGCCTAAATGAAAAGTATCTTGCTGAAAACAAAAAGCTGTATGAAGAGTTTATGGCGGAAATGGAAAAAATGAAACAAGAGGGTGTCGGTCATCTCGGTGTAGACAGTGGATATGTTGTGAAGACCGATACAGACAGGATCCTATCTATAGGCCGTTATGTTGTCAATACGGCAGGTTCTTCTTCAACCATTTTTAAATACGATACTATCGATAAACAAGAAGGAATACTAATTACCTTACCAAGTTTGTTTAAAGGCTCTAGTTATGTAGAAATTATCAGTGAAAACATAAAGCAACAAATGCTGGAGCAGATGAAAGCAGACGAAAGTATAATTTACTGGGTGGATATGGAGGGAGAAGAAGATACAGCCAAAGCTTTTGAAAAAATATCACCTGCTCAGAATTTCTATATTAACGAAGAAGGAAAATTAGTCATTTCATTTGATGAATATGAAGTAGCACCGGGATATATGGGCGTTCAGGAGTTCATTATTCCAACTGAAGTAATATCTGATATTCTGGTGAGTAATACGTATATAAAGTGA
- the ygiD gene encoding 4,5-DOPA dioxygenase extradiol, translating into MPKMPVIFVGHGSPMNAIEDNEYSRTWKSIAERIPKPEAILSISAHWFTKGTKIMNEKSPKTIYDMYGFPEELYEVKYNPPGSPKLAKFVKELISKEAEYDNSWGIDHGTWSVLVHMYPDRDIPVIQMSVDAYAPPEVHYQIGQELRILREQGVLIFGTGNIVHNLRLVDWHMGSKGFDWAYEFDEYIYENIINKNHDNIIKFKEMYPAAKHAVPTPDHFYPLLYALGASEEEDKITVFNQSCELGSLTMTSYLWES; encoded by the coding sequence ATGCCAAAGATGCCAGTTATTTTTGTAGGACATGGGTCGCCTATGAATGCCATTGAAGATAATGAATATTCAAGAACCTGGAAAAGTATTGCAGAAAGGATACCAAAGCCAGAAGCAATCCTGTCCATATCCGCCCATTGGTTTACAAAAGGCACCAAGATTATGAATGAGAAATCTCCAAAAACGATCTATGATATGTATGGTTTTCCTGAAGAATTGTATGAAGTGAAATACAATCCACCAGGTTCTCCTAAATTAGCCAAGTTCGTGAAAGAACTTATTTCAAAGGAAGCGGAATATGACAACTCCTGGGGAATCGACCATGGAACCTGGTCCGTATTGGTTCATATGTATCCGGACAGAGACATCCCTGTAATCCAAATGAGTGTGGACGCTTATGCGCCTCCTGAGGTTCATTATCAAATAGGGCAAGAATTAAGGATTTTAAGAGAACAAGGGGTTTTAATTTTCGGTACAGGGAATATCGTTCACAATTTAAGACTGGTGGATTGGCATATGGGAAGCAAGGGTTTTGACTGGGCCTATGAGTTTGATGAGTATATATATGAAAATATCATAAATAAAAATCATGATAACATTATTAAATTCAAAGAAATGTACCCTGCCGCAAAACATGCCGTACCCACTCCGGATCATTTCTATCCTTTACTCTATGCTCTCGGAGCTTCCGAGGAAGAAGACAAGATTACAGTTTTTAATCAATCCTGCGAACTCGGTTCTTTAACCATGACAAGTTATCTTTGGGAATCATAA
- a CDS encoding S-Ena type endospore appendage translates to MPLQILKDFSKLCCPSPLECDGGFIIENSGKVWESYVPIKGTFTFDGNQSAAITTIRILLYNGKTITRTLQPGQSFAFTGNYTKRIEAFVQNPPSRILFRHCFQELLDAHSKCHSPCCPEFLQCELPATYRNLPENEDFLLWQSTIPVSGFFEIGPRLSSAIELKVIIKRFNKPDLVKVIRQDTVIHSTDMKSLLIRILNYQGDPPGINLLLCLSEQGKERKTF, encoded by the coding sequence ATGCCACTGCAAATACTAAAAGACTTTTCAAAATTATGTTGTCCCAGCCCCTTAGAATGTGATGGTGGATTTATTATAGAAAACTCCGGTAAAGTATGGGAAAGTTATGTGCCAATAAAAGGGACATTTACTTTTGACGGCAATCAGAGCGCTGCCATCACAACCATTAGGATTCTCTTATATAATGGAAAAACAATCACAAGAACTCTACAACCTGGCCAATCCTTTGCATTTACCGGAAATTATACTAAAAGAATTGAGGCTTTCGTCCAAAACCCCCCCTCAAGAATTCTATTCAGACATTGCTTCCAGGAACTATTAGACGCACATTCCAAGTGCCATAGTCCATGTTGTCCGGAATTCTTACAATGCGAATTGCCTGCAACATACAGGAATCTTCCAGAGAACGAAGACTTCCTTCTGTGGCAGTCAACAATTCCTGTAAGTGGATTTTTTGAAATTGGACCCCGTTTATCTTCAGCAATAGAACTTAAAGTAATCATCAAACGCTTTAACAAGCCAGACTTGGTAAAAGTCATTAGACAAGACACCGTCATACATTCAACTGATATGAAATCACTGCTCATCAGGATACTAAATTATCAGGGAGATCCGCCTGGAATCAATCTTTTGCTCTGCTTAAGCGAGCAAGGAAAAGAAAGAAAAACTTTTTAG
- a CDS encoding LacI family DNA-binding transcriptional regulator: MASIKDVAKLAGVGVGTVSRVINNNQSVSEATREKVKWAIEQLDYVPNEVARNFKKQSSQLVGMMIPTIAHPYFSKLVFYVESELYKHGYKLLICNSETEKEKELQYIEMLKMNQVAGIIVISYHDFYNKIKIDFPVITIDRYISSEIPHVTADNYMGGTLATEALIKGGCKKLGYLGGGSLIQTSVTKRKEAFIDIAKKHNIPYVTMEEIVPLHQEYKLARKFLDHYPEVDGVFTSTDMFAAALIKELILRGRRVPEDVQVIGFDGIQDNDLFHPYLSTIEQPVEQIAQTSVQLLLESIMHKNVPKENILNVRYRKGETSLF, from the coding sequence ATGGCGAGTATAAAAGATGTTGCGAAATTAGCAGGTGTCGGAGTGGGAACAGTATCAAGAGTAATTAATAACAATCAATCTGTTAGTGAAGCAACTCGTGAAAAAGTAAAATGGGCAATTGAGCAATTAGACTATGTACCCAATGAAGTCGCTAGAAACTTTAAAAAGCAATCGAGCCAACTAGTTGGAATGATGATTCCTACGATCGCTCACCCTTATTTTTCTAAACTGGTTTTCTATGTGGAAAGTGAATTGTATAAACATGGTTATAAACTCTTGATATGTAATTCAGAAACTGAGAAAGAGAAAGAACTGCAATATATAGAAATGCTTAAGATGAATCAGGTGGCAGGGATCATCGTCATTTCTTATCATGATTTTTACAATAAAATTAAGATAGATTTTCCTGTTATAACTATAGATCGCTATATCTCCTCTGAAATTCCACATGTCACTGCAGACAACTACATGGGTGGAACACTTGCAACAGAAGCTCTTATTAAAGGTGGCTGCAAAAAACTCGGATATTTAGGTGGAGGTTCATTGATTCAGACTTCTGTAACCAAAAGGAAAGAAGCATTCATTGATATTGCAAAAAAACATAATATTCCATATGTAACCATGGAAGAAATTGTTCCTTTACATCAAGAATATAAGCTGGCAAGAAAATTTCTTGATCATTATCCTGAAGTAGATGGTGTTTTTACGAGTACGGATATGTTCGCTGCAGCGCTTATAAAGGAATTAATATTGAGAGGACGCAGGGTACCAGAAGATGTTCAAGTCATTGGCTTTGACGGAATTCAGGATAACGATTTATTTCATCCTTATCTTTCAACGATCGAACAGCCAGTAGAGCAAATTGCCCAAACAAGTGTACAGTTACTCCTTGAAAGTATTATGCACAAAAATGTTCCCAAAGAAAACATTCTTAATGTGCGATATAGAAAAGGAGAAACCAGTTTGTTTTAG
- a CDS encoding ABC transporter substrate-binding protein: MKKILSLLLACALTVSIAGCGKSTTGTSESGDSGTKTETTGGANGNGPVELKMWVHVTDDTDEGKSYAERAAAFNEAHDDIKVTVEFIPRDGGGSGYEDKINTALTTNQLPDVITLDGPNTAAYVDAGIVAPIDEYISKESLDDYLPSILQQGTVNGKLYALGAMESSVALFYNKDILAKYNIQPGTLDNPWTWDDLFEAAKTITEGEGYPALDMRFNDIGEWYIYAFAPFIWSNGGKIIGEDGLTAEGIFNSPEAVEALTFFKKLVDSGVVSVTPEENNFELGKSALYLNGPWAIPTLENSYPDINFEAMPYPVSPKTKELHVPTGSWQYAVTAQSKHPAEAAKLVEWMTNTESVVSITKAIGMPPARKSSVEFLPEYQEGARKVLLDQLAKGGHARPLSVIYPIISRNFQEAVEAVLYGDDPQTVLDEKVQVIEREAQRYKK; this comes from the coding sequence GTGAAGAAAATTTTATCACTACTGCTTGCATGTGCATTAACGGTGTCCATAGCAGGTTGTGGAAAATCAACTACAGGCACCTCAGAATCTGGTGATTCTGGCACAAAAACAGAAACAACTGGAGGAGCGAATGGCAATGGACCTGTTGAACTAAAAATGTGGGTTCATGTCACAGACGACACAGACGAAGGCAAATCTTATGCTGAACGGGCAGCGGCCTTTAATGAAGCCCATGATGACATCAAAGTTACAGTAGAATTTATACCTCGTGATGGAGGCGGATCTGGTTACGAAGATAAAATCAATACGGCACTTACAACAAATCAATTACCTGATGTAATCACTTTAGACGGACCTAATACTGCGGCTTATGTAGATGCAGGTATTGTTGCACCAATTGATGAGTACATATCTAAAGAATCTCTTGATGATTATTTACCCTCTATTCTCCAACAAGGAACAGTTAATGGTAAATTATACGCCTTAGGAGCAATGGAATCTTCAGTAGCTCTTTTCTACAATAAAGATATCCTTGCAAAGTACAATATCCAACCAGGTACATTAGACAATCCATGGACATGGGATGATTTGTTTGAAGCAGCCAAAACCATTACGGAAGGGGAAGGATATCCAGCATTGGATATGAGATTCAATGATATTGGTGAATGGTATATTTACGCATTTGCACCATTTATTTGGTCCAATGGGGGCAAGATTATTGGTGAAGACGGTTTAACTGCTGAAGGAATCTTTAATAGCCCTGAAGCTGTTGAAGCCTTGACATTCTTTAAGAAGCTTGTTGATTCAGGGGTAGTAAGCGTAACTCCAGAAGAAAACAACTTTGAATTAGGAAAATCTGCATTATATTTAAACGGACCATGGGCAATACCAACTCTTGAAAACAGTTATCCTGATATTAATTTCGAAGCAATGCCTTATCCGGTTAGTCCAAAAACAAAGGAATTGCATGTACCAACTGGTTCCTGGCAGTATGCTGTAACTGCTCAATCCAAACACCCTGCAGAAGCAGCAAAATTAGTTGAGTGGATGACAAATACTGAATCTGTTGTTTCTATAACTAAAGCAATTGGTATGCCACCTGCAAGAAAGTCATCGGTTGAATTCTTGCCGGAATATCAAGAAGGTGCAAGAAAAGTATTGCTTGATCAGCTGGCTAAGGGAGGCCATGCAAGACCTTTATCTGTAATCTATCCAATTATATCAAGAAACTTCCAGGAAGCAGTGGAAGCAGTTCTTTATGGAGATGATCCTCAGACAGTTCTTGATGAAAAAGTACAGGTTATCGAACGTGAAGCACAACGCTATAAAAAATAA
- a CDS encoding carbohydrate ABC transporter permease codes for MLKSKKLFGKYKLGETLIAYAFLAPALIFILIFVLGPILASFSYAFTDYYLLRPNDIQFIGLENFKYLIEDKLMWKAFFNTFQFIIMVIPLQVGTALILALLVNRKIKFNLFFKVSFFAPVVMSLVVISILWMTLLNPESGLINAALTTLGLSKQPFLTSTTQVMPTIVAVSAWQGAGYQMMIFLAGLKNIPAEYYEAASLDGANGWQKFLYITLPSLKNVTVFIMITTLIAAFKLIVQPMVMTSGGPKNSSLTIVYYIYQTGVRYRNVGYASAITLVFAIIVAILILLQRRLIKEED; via the coding sequence ATGCTAAAATCTAAAAAACTCTTTGGTAAATATAAACTTGGAGAGACATTAATCGCCTATGCTTTTTTAGCACCAGCACTTATATTTATTTTAATTTTTGTCCTCGGGCCTATCCTTGCATCTTTTTCATATGCATTTACAGACTATTATCTTTTAAGACCTAATGATATTCAGTTTATAGGGTTGGAAAATTTTAAATATCTTATTGAAGATAAACTGATGTGGAAAGCATTTTTTAATACATTTCAATTCATTATTATGGTTATACCCCTTCAGGTAGGTACGGCATTAATACTGGCATTACTGGTGAATAGAAAAATAAAATTTAATTTATTTTTTAAGGTTTCATTTTTTGCACCAGTTGTTATGTCCCTGGTTGTTATTTCAATTTTGTGGATGACTTTATTAAATCCAGAATCGGGACTAATCAATGCCGCATTAACTACCTTAGGTCTATCTAAACAACCCTTTTTAACAAGCACTACACAGGTAATGCCTACCATTGTTGCTGTATCTGCATGGCAAGGTGCAGGATATCAAATGATGATTTTCCTTGCAGGTCTTAAAAACATACCAGCAGAATATTATGAGGCTGCAAGCCTTGATGGAGCGAACGGTTGGCAAAAGTTTTTATACATTACCCTGCCATCTTTAAAAAATGTAACAGTATTCATTATGATTACAACTTTAATTGCTGCGTTTAAATTAATTGTTCAGCCAATGGTTATGACAAGTGGAGGACCTAAAAATTCATCGTTGACTATCGTCTACTATATTTATCAGACAGGTGTAAGATACAGAAATGTAGGTTATGCCAGTGCCATTACTTTAGTCTTCGCTATAATCGTTGCTATCCTGATTTTACTACAACGTCGTTTGATAAAGGAGGAAGATTAA
- a CDS encoding carbohydrate ABC transporter permease, with amino-acid sequence MKKMKALIKSIPFYTFMFLLAFIFLFPIVWMVVNSFKPEAQIMLDLKTPAAFLPPINISITEWFTPYKEVFMRFDLFRGIRNSLMYAIVLVALNLLVNSMGAYALAKFDFPLKNFWFTLIVLVLIVPAETNIVPLFVIVHKLGLENTLLGLLAPNIGNALNLFLFRQFFIGIPKELEEAALIDGANSWTIFYNVIMPLSKSIFATIAILTFILSWNDYIWPVLIFADNAKLPLQVILNVLNNTQPVYTNQVLAALTVATIPMVLIYVFFQQYIVEGISHTGIK; translated from the coding sequence ATGAAAAAAATGAAAGCTTTAATTAAAAGCATACCATTTTATACATTCATGTTTCTTTTGGCATTTATTTTTCTTTTCCCAATTGTATGGATGGTAGTGAACAGCTTTAAACCAGAAGCACAAATCATGCTGGATCTTAAAACCCCTGCAGCATTTCTTCCTCCAATAAACATTAGTATAACTGAGTGGTTTACGCCTTATAAAGAAGTATTTATGAGATTTGACTTGTTTAGAGGAATCAGGAACAGTCTTATGTATGCCATTGTACTTGTTGCACTGAATCTCCTTGTTAATTCGATGGGGGCATATGCATTGGCTAAATTTGATTTTCCTTTGAAGAATTTCTGGTTTACATTGATTGTTTTGGTTCTTATTGTACCGGCTGAGACCAATATCGTGCCTTTGTTTGTTATAGTACACAAATTGGGGCTGGAAAACACCCTTTTAGGGTTACTTGCTCCTAACATTGGAAATGCACTGAATTTATTCTTGTTTAGGCAATTCTTTATAGGAATCCCAAAGGAACTGGAAGAAGCTGCCTTAATTGATGGAGCCAACAGCTGGACGATTTTCTATAATGTTATTATGCCTCTTTCCAAATCAATATTTGCAACCATTGCAATTTTAACCTTTATTTTATCCTGGAATGATTATATCTGGCCTGTACTTATTTTTGCAGACAATGCCAAATTACCATTACAGGTAATTTTAAATGTGCTTAATAATACACAGCCGGTTTATACCAATCAGGTTCTTGCGGCATTAACAGTAGCAACGATTCCTATGGTTTTGATTTATGTATTTTTCCAGCAATACATTGTTGAAGGTATTTCTCATACAGGAATTAAGTAA